The region GGGCGTGAACCTCGGGCGCGAGGTTGTCGAAGTCCGCCGAGCAGTTCGGGAACGCGGTGGGCACGACCTGACCGTCCAGCGGCACGTACCGCGTCAGCAGCGGCAGGCCCGCGAGGTGCTCGCCGTAGTGGACGCTGGTGTTGCTGCCGAAATCCACGCCCATCAGCAGCGCGAAGCCGTCCAGGTCGTACAGCGCCCCGATGGGCTGGTACGGGCTGCTCAGCGACTGCGCCTCGGTGATGCGGCGCGCCTCCTGCCCCAGCGCGATGAAACTCAGGGTGGGGTGGAAGGAGCGCAGCGCGTCGGCGCGTTCCACGAGTTCCTGCGGCACCCGCCCGATGTCCCGGCTGACCCGCGAATCCCGGTGGAAGCGCGCGTGGGCGGTCGCGGTGGGCCGCGAGAGCAGCGTGGAGTACGTGAAGGCCGGGGCGACCACCGTGGCACTCGCGCGTTCCAGGGCGTCCACGACCGTGCGCGCCCCACCCTCGAGCTGCCCGAAGGATTTCAGGCTGGCGTGAACGATCACGTGCCCGGTGCCGTCCAGTCCCAGCGCGC is a window of Deinococcus grandis DNA encoding:
- a CDS encoding AAC(3) family N-acetyltransferase, whose product is MLNLLRRPAVTPAELDEGLRALGLDGTGHVIVHASLKSFGQLEGGARTVVDALERASATVVAPAFTYSTLLSRPTATAHARFHRDSRVSRDIGRVPQELVERADALRSFHPTLSFIALGQEARRITEAQSLSSPYQPIGALYDLDGFALLMGVDFGSNTSVHYGEHLAGLPLLTRYVPLDGQVVPTAFPNCSADFDNLAPEVHARARSVQVGQSTLRLYRVRDLVDSTVRLLNRDPEGLLCTYRGCRCQEVRTLVRQQGLRPRVHTGLIS